A genomic stretch from Candidatus Kapaibacterium thiocyanatum includes:
- a CDS encoding restriction endonuclease yields MDFKDQVKQLGDRIAKLRESIQTEEATKNAFIMPFIQSLGYDVFNPMEVVPEFISDIGTKKGEKIDYAIMKDGQPVILVECKHWNQNLNLHDGQLLRYFHVSKAKFGILTNGITYRFYTDLVEPNKMDDKPFLEFRIDEIKDVQVEKLKEFHKSYFDVESIVNTASELKYLGEIRTIIQREIQEPSDDFTRYFARLVYPSMVTQKVLDQFKDFVRKSYSQYINDLINERLTMAMNKSAVAEPVAEPSGTTGDDVHPEKSSIVTTQEELEAYYVVRAILRSSIPANRVTHRDAQSYFNVLLDDTNRKPLCRFILKEGRRVIITFDAAKNETRHELTSLNDIYKHSDAILAMVGIYDSPKAIPEPSVALPSMAD; encoded by the coding sequence ATGGACTTCAAAGACCAGGTCAAGCAGCTTGGGGATAGGATCGCAAAGCTGCGGGAGAGTATCCAGACCGAAGAGGCGACAAAGAATGCATTCATCATGCCATTCATCCAGAGTCTGGGCTATGATGTCTTCAATCCGATGGAAGTGGTTCCTGAATTCATTTCGGATATCGGGACCAAGAAAGGAGAGAAGATCGACTATGCCATCATGAAAGACGGCCAGCCGGTGATTCTTGTCGAATGCAAGCACTGGAATCAGAATCTGAATCTTCATGATGGCCAGCTTCTACGTTATTTTCATGTATCAAAGGCAAAGTTCGGAATCCTTACGAACGGCATTACCTATCGGTTCTATACGGATCTCGTAGAGCCGAACAAGATGGATGACAAGCCATTCCTCGAGTTCCGCATCGATGAAATCAAGGACGTCCAGGTCGAGAAGCTCAAGGAATTCCACAAGAGCTACTTCGATGTCGAAAGCATCGTCAATACGGCCAGTGAGCTGAAGTACCTTGGAGAGATACGTACCATCATCCAGCGGGAGATTCAGGAGCCGTCGGACGATTTCACTCGCTATTTCGCGAGACTGGTCTATCCCTCGATGGTGACCCAGAAAGTGCTGGACCAGTTCAAGGATTTCGTACGTAAGTCGTATTCGCAGTACATCAACGATCTTATCAACGAGCGTCTGACGATGGCGATGAACAAGTCGGCGGTCGCCGAACCCGTCGCTGAGCCGTCGGGGACGACCGGTGACGATGTACACCCCGAGAAATCCAGCATCGTTACGACACAGGAAGAACTCGAGGCTTACTACGTGGTGCGGGCTATCCTCCGATCCTCGATTCCGGCCAATCGTGTCACCCATCGTGATGCGCAGTCGTACTTCAACGTTCTGCTCGATGATACGAACCGTAAACCCCTATGCCGGTTCATCCTCAAGGAAGGCAGGCGGGTCATCATCACGTTCGACGCCGCCAAGAACGAGACACGGCACGAACTGACCAGCCTGAACGATATCTACAAGCATTCGGATGCCATTCTGGCGATGGTCGGGATATACGATAGCCCCAAGGCCATTCCCGAGCCATCCGTCGCCCTGCCTTCCATGGCTGACTGA
- a CDS encoding redox-regulated ATPase YchF yields the protein MAIACGIVGLPNVGKSTLFNALTSNEAEAANYPFCTIDPNVGIVNVPDPRLKKLVDGFQTDREVPTTVEFVDIAGLVKGASKGEGLGNQFLGNIRACDAVAHVVRCFSDDNVVHVHGDVNPLHDIDIIETELILKDVESVEKRMEGVQKKVRANDKDAKEEFEMLDLLQKHLDGGKPARLFERDEKTGAWIRAMQLLTDKPVMYIANTNEEGVKNGNQYVDAVRKRAAEEGAVVVPICAKIESEIALLDEADRDLFLADLGMEEPGLDRVIREAYSLLGLITYFTAGKKECRAWTVRKGSTAPQAAGVIHTDFEKGFIRAEVMAYDEWNRLGSEQAVKDAGLYRVEGKEYIVKDGDIMYFRFNV from the coding sequence ATGGCCATTGCCTGCGGAATCGTCGGCTTGCCGAACGTCGGTAAGTCCACCCTCTTCAATGCGTTGACGTCGAACGAAGCCGAAGCCGCCAACTATCCGTTCTGCACGATCGATCCGAACGTCGGTATCGTGAACGTTCCCGATCCCCGGTTGAAGAAGCTGGTGGACGGATTCCAGACGGACAGGGAAGTGCCCACGACCGTCGAATTCGTTGACATCGCCGGCCTCGTCAAGGGAGCCTCGAAGGGCGAAGGTCTCGGCAACCAGTTCCTCGGCAACATCCGCGCCTGCGACGCCGTGGCCCACGTCGTCCGCTGCTTCAGCGACGATAACGTGGTCCACGTGCACGGCGACGTGAACCCGTTGCACGACATCGACATCATCGAAACGGAGCTCATCCTGAAGGATGTGGAATCCGTGGAGAAGCGTATGGAAGGTGTGCAGAAGAAGGTCCGTGCCAACGACAAGGATGCCAAGGAAGAATTCGAGATGCTCGATCTTCTTCAGAAGCACCTCGACGGGGGCAAGCCTGCGCGGTTGTTCGAGCGCGACGAGAAGACGGGCGCGTGGATCCGTGCCATGCAGCTCCTCACGGACAAGCCCGTGATGTATATCGCCAATACCAACGAGGAAGGCGTCAAGAACGGCAATCAGTACGTCGATGCCGTCCGCAAGCGCGCCGCCGAGGAAGGCGCCGTCGTCGTGCCCATCTGTGCGAAGATCGAATCCGAAATCGCCCTGCTGGACGAAGCCGATCGCGACCTCTTCCTTGCCGATCTGGGTATGGAAGAACCCGGACTGGATCGCGTCATCCGCGAAGCCTATTCGCTTCTCGGCCTCATCACGTATTTCACCGCCGGAAAGAAGGAATGCCGTGCATGGACCGTCCGCAAGGGCAGCACGGCGCCACAGGCCGCAGGCGTCATCCACACGGACTTCGAGAAGGGCTTCATCCGCGCCGAGGTCATGGCCTACGACGAATGGAATCGCCTCGGAAGCGAGCAGGCCGTGAAGGATGCGGGCCTGTATCGTGTGGAAGGCAAGGAATACATCGTCAAGGACGGTGATATCATGTATTTCCGGTTCAACGTCTGA